The nucleotide window CCAGCCTGCCCCACGCCGCGATCACGCAGTCCGCCACGAACAGCACCTCGTGCCGGCGGCAGATCGCCGCCACCTCCTCGAGGTAGCCGTCCGGAGGCAACAACACTCCGCCCGCGCCGATCACCGGCTCGCAGAAGAACGCCGCGACGCGGGACGCACCGACGCGCGCGATCTCCGCCTCCAGCGCCGCCGCGTCGTCGTACGCGACGTGGGAAAACGACGGGGGCTGGGGGCCGACGCCCGCCGCGTTCGCCGGGATGCCGCCCACCGCCGTGCCGAAACCGTGCGTTCCGTGGTAGCCCTGGGCCCGGCCGATCACGTGGACCTTCTCCGGACGGCCGGTCTGCGCGAAGTACGCCCTGGCCAGCTTCACCGCCGTGTCGACGACGTCACCGCCGCCCGAACCGAAGAACACCTTCGAGCCCGGCTCCGGCGCCAGCGCCGCGACGCGGTCGGCCAGCTCGACCGCCGGGCGGTTCGCGTTGTAGCCGAACAGGTTCCACGAGTCCAGCTCCCCCAGCTGACGGGAAACCGCTTCGGTGATCTCGGGACGGCCGTGGCCGAAGTTCGCGTACCAGAGCGACGCCGTCGCGTCGAAGTACCGGCGGCCCGCGTCGTCCCAGACGTACGAGCCCTCGCCTCGGGTGATGACCATCCGGTCGCCGTCGACCGCGCCCATGTCGGCGAACGGGTGCCACAGGGCGTGCTGTGCTGACATCGGTCCTCCTCGCTCCTGCCCCCATCCCTACCATCAGTCCAGGAACTGCGCGATCTCTTCCGGCGAGTACCCCAGCTCGGCCAGCACCTCCTCGGTGTGCTGGCCCAGGGTCGGCGGGGCGGACGTCGGCCGGGCCGGGGTGTCCGACGCCTTCACCGGGAAGCCCGTGCCCACGTACGTCCCCACCGTCGGGTGCGGCAGCCGCACCACCTGCTCGCGCGCCGCCGCCCACGGGTCGGCGTAGACGTCGTCGAGCTCGTTGACCGGGGCCGCCGGGATGCCCGCCGCGTCGAACGCCGCCATCCACTCCGCCGCCGTGCACGTCAGGAGCACCGGCTCCAGGAGCTCGTTCAACGACGAGCGGTGCTCAGCGCGAAGAGCGTTCGACGAGAACCGCGGGTCGGTGGCGATGTCCAGGCCGAGCACGCCGCAGAACGCGTGCCACAGCTTCTCGCTGCCCACCGCGATGACCAGCCAGCCGTCAGCCACGTGGTAGCCCTGGTACGGGACGATGCTCGGGTGCGCCGAGCCCATCCGCCGCGGGCGTGGCGCGTCGTGGAACACCGCGCCCGCCGCATACACGTGCCAGGCCAGCTGACTGTCCAAAAGGGACACGTCGAGGTACTGCCCGCGGCCCGTGGTGTGCCGGGCCTGCAACGCCATCAGCACGCCGATGATCGCCCACGTCCCCGCGTTCAGGTCCGCGACCGGCAGCCCGACCTTCGCCGGCGCGCCGTCGGGCTCGCCCGTCAGCGACATCACGCCGCCGAGGGCCTGTGCCACCAGGTCGTAGCCCGCGCGGTCGCGGTACGGGCCGGTCTGCCCGAACCCGGTGATCGACACGTGGATCAGCCGCGGGTTCAGCGCCGACAACACCTCGTACCCGATGCCCCACTTCTCCAGCGTCCCCGGCCGGAAGTTCTCGACCAGGACGTCGGCGTCCGCGACCAGCCGCCGCAGGGCTTCCCGGCCGCGGCCGCTCTTGAGGTCGAGCACGATCCCGCGCTTGTTCCGGTTCGCCGCCAGGTAGTAGACGGCCTCGTCGCCGACGAACGGCGGTCCCCAGCCGCGGGTGTCGTCGCCGTGGCCCGGCGGCTCGACCTTGACGACGTCCGCGCCCATTTCGCCGAGGTACTGGGTGCAGTACGGCCCGGCCAGGATGCGGGAGAGGTCGACGACCTTGATCCCGTCCAGCGGGCGGACAGCGGGGGGCATCGGCGGCTCCTCGGCAGGCTCGGCGTTCGATCCTTTCTACCTGGCACCGCTCGGGAATTCACGCACCGCGCGCCCATCCCGGCCACCCGCCCGGAGGCGGCATTTCTCCCCTCATGCCGGGTTCGTCCCCACGCCACCCTGGAGATCTTGTCCGCAGTCCCGGGGAGGGAACCATGCGACGGTTCGGGGTCCTGCTGCTCACTCTTCTCAGCTTCGGCACGGCGGTCGCCGTGCCCGCGGCCGCCGACGAGCCGGTCATCGCCGCGACGCCACCCATGGGGATCTCGTGGTCCCGCGGCTGGAACCAGTGCCCGCGCATCGACGACGCCAAGGTCCGCGCGGCGGCCGACATGCTGGTCACCAGCGGCCTGAAGGACGCGGGCTACACCTACGTCAACATCGCGGGGTGCTGGGCAGCGAAGACGCGCGCCGCCGACGGCAGGCTCGTGCCCGATCCCGTCAAGTACCCGGACCTGCCGGGGCTCATCGCGTACGTCCACGCCCGCGGCCTGAAGTTCGGGCTGTACAGCGGCACCGGCGCGCTCGTCTGCGGCGGCGCGATGCCCGGCTCCCGCGACCGCGAGGAACTGGACGCGCAAACGTTCGCGGCCTGGGGCGTCGACTACCTGGACTACGACACGTGCGGCGGCGAGAACGGCGTCGCGGCGGCGGTCAAGAAGATGAGCGACGCGCTCAAGGCCACCGGCCGGCCGATCACGCTCGCCGTGGTCAACACCTTCTCGGGGAACTACCGCTCGTGGGAGTGGGCACCCGGCGCGGGGGCGCACACGTGGCAGCTCAACACCGACCTCCCGGACAACTTCCCGTCCGTGATGCAGGCCGTGGACAAGCAGATCCCGCTCGCCGGCCACACCGGCCCCGGCGGCTGGAGCGACCCCGGCTACCTCAACTTCAGCATCGTCGACCCGTGGGTGCGGCGCGCCCAGTTCTCGTTGTGGGCGCTGCTGAACGCGCCGCTCGTGCCGAACGAGGCGTTCCCGCTGGACACGATCGGCAACCGGGACGTGATCGCGGTCGACCAGGACTGGTCGGGCACCCCGGGCCGCAAGATCCGCGACCTCGGCGACGCCGAAATCTGGGCGAAGCCGATGTCCGACGGCTCGGTCGCCGTGCTCCTGCTGAACCGCGGCCCGGTCGCCCGGACGATCGCGTTCGACCTGGCGGAATCCGGGGTCACGGCGGCGTCCGCCTACCGGGTCCGCGACCTGTGGGCCGGCACCGAACTGACCAGCACCGGCACGCTGCGCACGTCCGCGCGCGCCAGTTCCGGGACGTTCCTCCGCGTGTGGCCGGGTCAGCCCGCCCCCGCCGAGCCGCTGGTGACGCTGGGCGTGGACCTGCCCGAGGGGTTCCTGGCCGGCCAGGCGGTGCCGGGCACCGTGACGCTGACCAACGACGGCGACACCCCGATCACCGACGCGCGGTACGCGATCACCGTGCCGTCCGGCTGGGAGCTGGACGGCCCCGCGCAGGTCGACGTCCCGCGGGTCTCCCCCGGCAGCACGGTGACGCGGGAGATCACGCTGCGGCCGACGGCGGCCCCCGCGGCGAAGGTCCTGGTCGGGGTGAGCGGCGGCTACACGAGCGAGTTCGGCCCGCGGACCGCGGCGGGCTCCGCCGAGGCACCGCTGGTGACCGCGCCGGGCACCGGGACGACGTACCTGAGCACCCGGCCGTGGCTGTACTCGGAAAACGGGCTCGGCCCGGTGGAACGCGGCAGCGTGGCCAACGGACGGGCGATGTCCGTCGGTGGCGTCGGCTACCAGCCGAACAGCGGGATCGGCGTGCACGCGCCGTCGGTGATCCGGCTGTACCTCGGCGGGGCGTGCAAGTCGTTCACGACCCAGTACGGCGTCGACGACGTGTCGGGCCCGGCGGCGACGGTGGCGTTCCGGGTGCTGGGCGACGGCCGGGAGCTGTTCGCCACGGGGGTCGTCGGGCGCGGCACGAGGCCGCAGAAGCTGACCGTGCCGGTCACCGGCGTGCAGCAGCTGGCCATCGCGGTCGACGACGGCGGCGACGGCTCGGCGGAGGAGTACGCGGACTGGATCGCGCCGTACGTCAGCTGCTGAGGGCTCCTTCGAGGAGCGCGACGGCCTGGGCGGTCCGCCGGTAGAGCACGTACCGGCCGTCCCGCACCTTGCTGACCAGGCCCGCCCGGTGCAACGCGGTCAGGTGGTAGGAGACGGTGCCCGGGCTGTACCCGGTCCGGGTGGCCAGCTCCGCGGTCGACCGCGGCGGCTCGAGGTCGGCCAGCAGCGCCGCCCGGGCCGCGCCGACGACCGGCGCGATCCGGCCCGGCCGCCGGTCGGCGCCCGTGCCGACGCCGTGCGCCGGGTAGCAGAGGACGACCTGGCCGGGGACGTCGATCTGGATGCTGGTGCCCGGCCAGCTGAGCACGCCCGGGGCGAGCACCAGTTCCCGGCCGGAGACGTCGGCCTCGCCGTCGAACGGCTTGACGACCGTGATCGCGTCGCCGGCCCAGCCGATCGTCGGGTGCAGGCCGCCGAGCACGCCGCCGACGCCGTGGCGGGCGATGGCCTGCGCGCGGTGGGTGATGTCCCGGTCGAGGACCGCCTGCAGGCCCGCCCAGTCCTCGGCCAGCGCTTCGCGCCAGAACCGGGCCAGGCCGTTGGCCAGCCGCCCGGGCATCGACCCCGACTCCACGCTCCGCCGGGCCGCGGCCGGCAGCGGCCGGGTCCAGTGGGCCTGCGTGTAGGCGAGCACCTGGGTCTCGATCTCGTCCTGGGTGGTCGCCTCGATCCGCGCGAGCTGCTCGTCGAACAGGTCACGCGGGCGGGTGGCGGTGCCCGGCTGCGGGGTGAGCAGGTCGGGCGTGTAGACCTCGCCGGGGCGCGGCAGCAGGTCGAGGAGCAGGGCGACGTCGGGGTGGCCGAGCGTAGAGCGGGCGAGCGGGCCTGGATCGCCGAACACCGGGTGCCTGCCCGCGTCGGCGGCCAGCTTCAGCCAGGCGAGGGACTCCGCCGCCAGCGACGGGGAAAACCGTGTCCTGGCCACAGTCTCGGCGTCCACCCGCAGCTTGAACACTTCACCGACGGTAGCAGCCGGGACGGCGGATTTGAACCGGCTCGAATCCTTTCCCGTGGCGGGTTGCCGCACGGTTGAGTGAGCTGGTGAGCTTCCGACGTGCGAGAACAGCCGCCGCCGTGGCCGCCGTGCTGCTCGCCGCGGCACCGGCAGGCCCGGCCCGCGCCGCCGAGCCGGCCGCGCCCGGCTACCGCGCGTGTTCCGTCCTCCGCACGGTCACCCGGCTCGGCTGGGCACCCGGCCGCGACGGGCGGTACCACCCCGTCACGGTCCGCCGGACGTACGCGGTCACCGTGGTGTTCCCGGCGGACCGCTTCCCGGCGCCGGCGCACTGAGTTCGAGCAGCCGGGCTTCGGCGTCGCGCAGGTAGCGGTCCAGCGCGGCCTCCGCGGCGTCGAACCGGCCGCGGCGCAGGTCGCGCAGGATCCGCTCGTGGCAGTCCAGGAATGGCTCGTAGAACTCGCGCGTGTTCTCGTTGAGCACGAAGAACAAGCGCGTTTCGGCGAGCACCTGGCGCATCGTCGCGGACAGGCGCTCGCTGCCTGCCAGGTCCGCGAGCGCCTGGTGGAAGTGGATGCTCGCGGTGCCGACCGACGGCCAGTCCTCGGCCCCCGCCGCCGCCCGGCCGTCGTGCAGCGCTTTCTCCACCGGCGCGAGGTCCACTGTGGACAGCTCGGCGGCCCGGCGCAGTGCCCCGCATTCGGTGGCGCGGCGCACGACGTAGAGGTCCGCGATGTCCGTCGTCGTCAGCTCGCGCACGAACACGCCGCGGTTGAGCTCGTGCACGGCCAGCCGCTCGTGGGCCAGCAGCTGGAACGACTCGCGCAGCGTGTTGCGCGAGACGCCGAGCGCCGAGCTGATCACCGGCTCGGACAGCCGTTCACCGGGGGCGAAGACGCCGTCGGTGATGTACTGGCGCAGGATCGCCGCGACCCGCTCGGCCGTGCCGCTGCGCTCGAGCAGGTGCCGCGCGCTCTCCAGCCCCGAGGCATCGACGGTCACGGCACTACCTGACGCCGAGTTCGAAGTCGAGGCTGTACCGGTTGCCCGGCATCGCGCCCGCGGCTTTCGCGCCGTCGATCGGCAGCACGACGCCGTTGACGAACCGCGACTCGTCGCTCGCCAGGAACACCACGGCCTTCGCGACCTCCCAGGCCTCGCCGACGCGCGCGGCGGGCGTGCTCGCGACCAGCTGGTGCTGCTTGGTCTCGAACTCTTCCGGCGAGTTGAGCGTGCTGCGCAGCATGTCGGTGTCGATCGCGCCCGGGTTGACCGTGTTGGCGCGGATGCCCTGGTGCGCGTGCGCGACGGCGATCGACTTCGTCAGCCCGACCAGCGCGTGCTTGGTGGCGTTGTAGACCGGGTCGCCGGGGCGGCCCATCACGCCGCCGTTCGACGACGTCGTGATGATGCTGCCGGACTTCTGCTCGATCATGTGCGGCAGCACGGCACGGGTGCCGAGGAAGGCGGCCCGCACGTTGAGCGCGAAGATGTGGTCGAAGTCGGCCAGCGTCGTGTCCACGAGGGACTTTCCGAGGTGGATGCCGACGTTGTTGAACAGCACGTCGATGCGGCCTGCCTCGGCGATGACGCCGTCGACGAACGCGCCGACCTGCGCCTCGTCCGTGGCGTCCACAATGGAGTACCCGGGTATCTCCTCGACGGGCTCGCGGATGTCGGAGGCGAAGACCGTCGCGCCTTCGGCGAGGAACTCCTTCACCGTGGCGAGGCCGATGCCCCGCGCGCCGCCGAAGACGACCGCAACCTTGCCGGCCAACCGACCCATGTTCACTGCCCCGCTCTCAGTCGTGCTGTCTGCTCTTCGTCCACCACGTAGTCCTCCGGCAGCCGGACGAGCGCGTCCGGGTCACCGAGGTACCGCACTTCGACGCCGTACACCTCGCGCGCCGCCGTCACCGAGACATAGCCATCGACGACGTCGGCGAGCACCGCCGCCACCGGCCGCTCGGCCGGCGGCCCGTACCCGCCGCCGCCGGGCAGCGTGACGTCCACGACGGCCTCCGCGGCCAGCGGCACCCGGCTCTTCGCGGGCAGGTCCGCCCCACCGCGCAGGCCGAAGCGTCCCGGCGCGCCGGGTTCACCGCCGTCCACCCCGGACGCGGCGGCGCGGACGCGGTCCACGTTCCCGTTGACGCTCCAGGTAGGCACGCCGAGTGCGCCCATCGTGGTCACCTGTCCGAGGCCGCCGCGGAACCGGCCCGCGCCGCCGGAGTCCACGCGCAGCGCGCGGGCGTGCTGGACCAGCGGCGCCATGGTCTCGATGACCTCGGTCGGCGTCGACCGCAGCCCGCTCGGGAACCCGGTCGTGGACAGGCCGTCCTGGTCCACCCGCGCGCCCATCCCGCCGGTCTGGAAGACGTTCAGCATGAAGCCGGGCCCGCGCCAGATGGTCATCCAGAGCGCGTCCGCGCTCGGCGCGATCGCCGTCCGGGGCAACGCGCCGATCAGCAGCGACGGCAGGAAGTGCCCGATCAGGTGCCGGGACGCGACTGGGGCCGGCGGCAGGCAGTTCAGCACCGAGCCTTCGGGCGCGGTGACGTGCACCGGCCGGAACGACCCGGCGTTGTGCGGCACCTCCGGCGAGATCGCGGCCTTGACGGCGAACGACGCGTACGCCCGCGTGTAGTTGAGCACCACGTTGATCCCGCGACGGCTCTGCGGCGAGGAGCCCGCGAAGTCGAGGTGGATTTCGTCGCCGGCCACCGTGGCCGTGACGCGCAGGACGATCTCCTCGTCTTCGAAGCCGTCGGTGCCGATCTCGTTGGTGTACGTGCCGTCCGGGAGTTTCCGCAGCGCGTCGCGCAGTGCCAGCTCCGAACGGTCCATGATCTCGGCGGCGACTGCGTCGAGGCTGTCGAGGCCGAGCTCGTCCAGCAGCCGCAGCAGGCTCGCCGCGCCGACCTCGTTGCCGGTGACCTGCGCGTACAGGTCGCCGACGGTCTCCTCCGGCGTCCGGACGTTCGCCCGGATCAGCCGCTCCAGGTCCGTGTTGACCTCGCCAGCGCGGAGGAACTTCATGATCGGCAGGCGCAGGCCCTCTTCGAAGACCTCGTGGGCCTCGGCGGACACCAGCCGCCCGCCGATGTCCGGCGCGTGGCAGCAGGACGCGAACCACGCGACCAGCCGGCCGCCGCGGAACACCGGCGTCGCCACCGTGATGTCGTTGATCTGCCCCGCCGTCTGCCACGGGTCGTTGGTGAGCAGCACGTCCCCGGGTTCGAGGGTCTCCGGCGGGTGGGCCGCGACGAAGTGGTGCATGCCGGTCGCCATCGCGTTGATGTGTCCGGGCGTGCCCCCGACGGACTGGCCGATCATCTCGCCGCGCGAGTCGAACACCGCGCAGGCGAGGTCGAGCGACTCGCGGACGACCGCGGAAAAGGCCGTGTTGACCAGCGCGTTCTGCTGTTCGGCGAGGATCGAGTGGAGGCGGTTGCCGAACAGCCCGGCCAGGATCGGATCGCTCACACCGTCACCTCCAGCGCCCCGTCCTCCCGGACGACGCAGTGCGCGCCGGGCGGGACGACCACAGTGGACTCGCGTTCCTCCACGATGGCCGGTCCGTCGACGCGGCTGCCCGGCGCCAGCCGGTACCGGTCGAACACCGCCGTGTCGACAAATCCACCAGTCGCCGGGAACCAGGCCTTGCGGGTGCCCTTGCGCGCCTCGCCCGCGGGCTGCACGGGAAGCCGCAGTGTCACGGACGGCTTCGGCCCGCTGGACACCACTCGCCAGTTCAGCACCTCGACGCCGACCTCGGGCCCGGTGCGCCGGTAGAGCGCGCGGTAGGTGCGGGTGAACTCGTCGATCAGGCTTTCCGGCCAGGGGCCGTCGTGGACCGGGACGCGGATCTCGTAGCCCTGCCCGGCGTACCGCATCTCGGCGACGCGGCGGTGCGTCACGTCGTCCACGCCGGACTTGGCGAGCAGCGCCGCGCCTTCGGCCTCCATCTCGGCGAACAGCGCGTCGACCTGCGCCCACTCGAGGTCGTGGACGGCCGCGCGCGCCGAGCGCACGAAGTCGAACGCCAGCGGCGCGGTGAGGAACCCGGCCGCGCTCAGCACCCCGGCGGCGGGCGGCGCGACCACCGACGGCGCCCCGAGCGCCCGCGCGACGCCGGCGCCGTGCACCGGGCCCGCCCCGCCGAAGGTGTACATCGGCAGCTTCGCCGGGTCGTGCCCGCGCTCGACGGCGTGGACCCGGGCCGCGTTGGCCATGTCTTCGTTGACGCTGGTGTGGATGCCCCACGCGGCTTCTTCGACACTCACGCCGAGCGGAGCGGCGATCCTTTCGGAGAGCACTGCTCTCGCCGCGTCGGTGTCCAGGCGCATGCTGCCGCCGAGGAAGTAGCCCGGGTCGAGGTAGCCGAGGACGAGGTCGGCGTCGGTGACCGTGGGCTCGGTGCCGCCGCGGCCGTAGCAGACCGGGCCGGGTTCGGACCCCGCCGAGTCGGGGCCGACGGTGAGCAGGCCCAGCGCGTCGATCCGGGCGATCGACCCGCCGCCGACGCCGATCTCGATCATGTCGGTGACCGGCACCCGCACCGGCAGCCCGGACCCGGGCAGCAGCCGGTACTTGCGGTCCACTTCGAACTCGTGCGTGACCAGCGGTGTGCCGCCGGCGATCAGGCACAGCTTGGCCGTGGTGCCGCCCATGTCGAAGGCGAGCAGCTCCGGCGGGCCCAGCTCCGCGGCCGCCAGCGCGCCGCCGGCCGGGCCGGACTCGAGGATCCGGATCGGGAACCGGGCCGCGGTGTCCACAGTGGCCAGTCCGCCGCTGGAGAGCATGATGTGCGGCGCGCGGGTGATCCCCAGCCGGCGCAGCCGCTGCTCGAGGTCGCGCAGGTACCGCTCGGTGCGGTCCTGGACGTAGACGTTGGCGACCGTGGTCGACGTCCGCTCGAACTCGCGGATCTCCGGGACGACGTCGGACGACAGCGCCACCCGCAGCGCGGGCGCGACCTCGGCGAGGATCTCGCCCGCCCGGCGTTCGTGCGCGGGATTGGTGAAGGAGTGCAGGAAACAGACGGCGACGGCCTCGATCCCCCGCGCGGCCAGCTCCCGGCCGAGGCGGGCGACGAACTCCTCGTCGAGTCCGGCGTGGACGGATCCGTCGGCGAGGATCCGCTCCGGGACGTCGAAGCGCAGGTGCCGCGGCACGAGCGGGGCGGGCAGCTCCAGGTGCAGGTCGTACAGCTCGTACCGGTGCTCGCGGCGCATCTCGAGGACGTCGCGGAAGCCGGCGGTCGCCAGCAGCGCGGTGCGCGAGCCCGTGCGTTCGATCAGGGCGTTCGTGACCAGCGTCGTCCCGTGCACCACCTGCTCGACGGCGCCGAGCCCGGGCAGCAGCGCGGCCAGGCCCTCCTCGACCGCACGGGCCGGCTCGTCGTGCGTGGTCAGGACCTTGTGGACGGCGACGATGCCGGTCTCGTCCACCGCGCAGAGGTCGGTGAACGTGCCGCCGATGTCGACGCCGATCCTCATGTCCGGTACCACCGCGGCGAGGTGTTCAGCGGCGGCTTCAGCTTCGCCTTGACGACCAGCACGTTCGGCTCGTCGGACTCGACGAACTCGCCGAGCAGCCGCCGGAACGCGCGCCCGAAGCCGGAGACACGGTCGGCGTGCACGCCGAACGACCGGGCGAGGCCGACGAAGTCCGGGCTGTCCCAGTCGACGCCGCGGTGCGGCAGGCCCTCGCGGTCCTGGTCGTAGCGCAGCATGCCGTACCCGCCGTCGTCGACCAGGACGACGGTGACCGGCAGCTGCTCCTGCGCGAGCGTCGCGAGGTCGCCGCAGCCGTAGAGGAAACCGCCGTCACCGGTGATGCAGATGGCCCGCCC belongs to Amycolatopsis tolypomycina and includes:
- a CDS encoding aspartate aminotransferase family protein, which codes for MSAQHALWHPFADMGAVDGDRMVITRGEGSYVWDDAGRRYFDATASLWYANFGHGRPEITEAVSRQLGELDSWNLFGYNANRPAVELADRVAALAPEPGSKVFFGSGGGDVVDTAVKLARAYFAQTGRPEKVHVIGRAQGYHGTHGFGTAVGGIPANAAGVGPQPPSFSHVAYDDAAALEAEIARVGASRVAAFFCEPVIGAGGVLLPPDGYLEEVAAICRRHEVLFVADCVIAAWGRLGTWFGIDRWPVRPDMITTAKGITGGTIPLGALVVAPEVASPFFTGKPGAPIFRHGPTYAGHPVACAAGLATLDIYEREGLIPRGRELEKPLADAVSSVRGHTLVAEVRAGLGFLAAVELTPEVVDADPGAPVKLQRACRDEGVIVRNLGRGVAVSPPLVAAEPELDLLATALPKALDRLAAQV
- a CDS encoding CaiB/BaiF CoA transferase family protein is translated as MPPAVRPLDGIKVVDLSRILAGPYCTQYLGEMGADVVKVEPPGHGDDTRGWGPPFVGDEAVYYLAANRNKRGIVLDLKSGRGREALRRLVADADVLVENFRPGTLEKWGIGYEVLSALNPRLIHVSITGFGQTGPYRDRAGYDLVAQALGGVMSLTGEPDGAPAKVGLPVADLNAGTWAIIGVLMALQARHTTGRGQYLDVSLLDSQLAWHVYAAGAVFHDAPRPRRMGSAHPSIVPYQGYHVADGWLVIAVGSEKLWHAFCGVLGLDIATDPRFSSNALRAEHRSSLNELLEPVLLTCTAAEWMAAFDAAGIPAAPVNELDDVYADPWAAAREQVVRLPHPTVGTYVGTGFPVKASDTPARPTSAPPTLGQHTEEVLAELGYSPEEIAQFLD
- a CDS encoding NPCBM/NEW2 domain-containing protein; the protein is MRRFGVLLLTLLSFGTAVAVPAAADEPVIAATPPMGISWSRGWNQCPRIDDAKVRAAADMLVTSGLKDAGYTYVNIAGCWAAKTRAADGRLVPDPVKYPDLPGLIAYVHARGLKFGLYSGTGALVCGGAMPGSRDREELDAQTFAAWGVDYLDYDTCGGENGVAAAVKKMSDALKATGRPITLAVVNTFSGNYRSWEWAPGAGAHTWQLNTDLPDNFPSVMQAVDKQIPLAGHTGPGGWSDPGYLNFSIVDPWVRRAQFSLWALLNAPLVPNEAFPLDTIGNRDVIAVDQDWSGTPGRKIRDLGDAEIWAKPMSDGSVAVLLLNRGPVARTIAFDLAESGVTAASAYRVRDLWAGTELTSTGTLRTSARASSGTFLRVWPGQPAPAEPLVTLGVDLPEGFLAGQAVPGTVTLTNDGDTPITDARYAITVPSGWELDGPAQVDVPRVSPGSTVTREITLRPTAAPAAKVLVGVSGGYTSEFGPRTAAGSAEAPLVTAPGTGTTYLSTRPWLYSENGLGPVERGSVANGRAMSVGGVGYQPNSGIGVHAPSVIRLYLGGACKSFTTQYGVDDVSGPAATVAFRVLGDGRELFATGVVGRGTRPQKLTVPVTGVQQLAIAVDDGGDGSAEEYADWIAPYVSC
- a CDS encoding ArsR/SmtB family transcription factor; this encodes MFKLRVDAETVARTRFSPSLAAESLAWLKLAADAGRHPVFGDPGPLARSTLGHPDVALLLDLLPRPGEVYTPDLLTPQPGTATRPRDLFDEQLARIEATTQDEIETQVLAYTQAHWTRPLPAAARRSVESGSMPGRLANGLARFWREALAEDWAGLQAVLDRDITHRAQAIARHGVGGVLGGLHPTIGWAGDAITVVKPFDGEADVSGRELVLAPGVLSWPGTSIQIDVPGQVVLCYPAHGVGTGADRRPGRIAPVVGAARAALLADLEPPRSTAELATRTGYSPGTVSYHLTALHRAGLVSKVRDGRYVLYRRTAQAVALLEGALSS
- a CDS encoding GntR family transcriptional regulator produces the protein MTVDASGLESARHLLERSGTAERVAAILRQYITDGVFAPGERLSEPVISSALGVSRNTLRESFQLLAHERLAVHELNRGVFVRELTTTDIADLYVVRRATECGALRRAAELSTVDLAPVEKALHDGRAAAGAEDWPSVGTASIHFHQALADLAGSERLSATMRQVLAETRLFFVLNENTREFYEPFLDCHERILRDLRRGRFDAAEAALDRYLRDAEARLLELSAPAPGSGPPGTPR
- a CDS encoding SDR family NAD(P)-dependent oxidoreductase → MGRLAGKVAVVFGGARGIGLATVKEFLAEGATVFASDIREPVEEIPGYSIVDATDEAQVGAFVDGVIAEAGRIDVLFNNVGIHLGKSLVDTTLADFDHIFALNVRAAFLGTRAVLPHMIEQKSGSIITTSSNGGVMGRPGDPVYNATKHALVGLTKSIAVAHAHQGIRANTVNPGAIDTDMLRSTLNSPEEFETKQHQLVASTPAARVGEAWEVAKAVVFLASDESRFVNGVVLPIDGAKAAGAMPGNRYSLDFELGVR
- a CDS encoding hydantoinase B/oxoprolinase family protein, encoding MSDPILAGLFGNRLHSILAEQQNALVNTAFSAVVRESLDLACAVFDSRGEMIGQSVGGTPGHINAMATGMHHFVAAHPPETLEPGDVLLTNDPWQTAGQINDITVATPVFRGGRLVAWFASCCHAPDIGGRLVSAEAHEVFEEGLRLPIMKFLRAGEVNTDLERLIRANVRTPEETVGDLYAQVTGNEVGAASLLRLLDELGLDSLDAVAAEIMDRSELALRDALRKLPDGTYTNEIGTDGFEDEEIVLRVTATVAGDEIHLDFAGSSPQSRRGINVVLNYTRAYASFAVKAAISPEVPHNAGSFRPVHVTAPEGSVLNCLPPAPVASRHLIGHFLPSLLIGALPRTAIAPSADALWMTIWRGPGFMLNVFQTGGMGARVDQDGLSTTGFPSGLRSTPTEVIETMAPLVQHARALRVDSGGAGRFRGGLGQVTTMGALGVPTWSVNGNVDRVRAAASGVDGGEPGAPGRFGLRGGADLPAKSRVPLAAEAVVDVTLPGGGGYGPPAERPVAAVLADVVDGYVSVTAAREVYGVEVRYLGDPDALVRLPEDYVVDEEQTARLRAGQ
- a CDS encoding hydantoinase/oxoprolinase family protein, with product MRIGVDIGGTFTDLCAVDETGIVAVHKVLTTHDEPARAVEEGLAALLPGLGAVEQVVHGTTLVTNALIERTGSRTALLATAGFRDVLEMRREHRYELYDLHLELPAPLVPRHLRFDVPERILADGSVHAGLDEEFVARLGRELAARGIEAVAVCFLHSFTNPAHERRAGEILAEVAPALRVALSSDVVPEIREFERTSTTVANVYVQDRTERYLRDLEQRLRRLGITRAPHIMLSSGGLATVDTAARFPIRILESGPAGGALAAAELGPPELLAFDMGGTTAKLCLIAGGTPLVTHEFEVDRKYRLLPGSGLPVRVPVTDMIEIGVGGGSIARIDALGLLTVGPDSAGSEPGPVCYGRGGTEPTVTDADLVLGYLDPGYFLGGSMRLDTDAARAVLSERIAAPLGVSVEEAAWGIHTSVNEDMANAARVHAVERGHDPAKLPMYTFGGAGPVHGAGVARALGAPSVVAPPAAGVLSAAGFLTAPLAFDFVRSARAAVHDLEWAQVDALFAEMEAEGAALLAKSGVDDVTHRRVAEMRYAGQGYEIRVPVHDGPWPESLIDEFTRTYRALYRRTGPEVGVEVLNWRVVSSGPKPSVTLRLPVQPAGEARKGTRKAWFPATGGFVDTAVFDRYRLAPGSRVDGPAIVEERESTVVVPPGAHCVVREDGALEVTV